A section of the Quatrionicoccus australiensis genome encodes:
- a CDS encoding PHA/PHB synthase family protein — MSQQTEDKGANLPNPAEIAKTYAEVAQRASRLITSFVEKKAKDGVSAPTDELGVAKAFMDLSSRLLANPYKVAQTQMNMMWDYFSLWQNTSMKMMGMPVQAPVASPKKGDNRFKDEEWEQHFLFDFVKQSYLITARHLHDTVADTEGLDEATQQKVNFFTRQYIDALSPSNFALTNPEVFRETVKSHGQNLIKGLNNLLHDVESGDGQLRIRMTDTSAFEMGKNVATTPGKVIFQNELFQLIQYNPSTPDQNKKPFLIVPPWINKYYILDLREKNSMVKWATDQGHTTFIMSWTNPDEKLAKKSFENYLLEGSLEAINQVCAHTGEDSVNLAGYCLGGTLTMTTLAYMAAKKDKRANSATFFTTMLDFSEPGELGIFLDEGAVSGLEKKMAERGFLEGSEMAGTFNMLKANDLIWSFVVNNYLMGKDPFPFDLLYWNSDSTRMPAAMHSYYLRNMYLGNLLKEPGGLTLAGVKIDISKVKTPCYFISTIEDHIAPWKSTYMGARLPSGPTKFVLGGSGHIAGIVNPPVANKYGYWTNDATDGNLPESPEDFLAGATQNAGSWWTHWNQWVTSLPGGSTKVKARQPEDGTLKVIEDAPGSYVKFRLDTQKKES; from the coding sequence ATGTCGCAGCAAACCGAAGACAAGGGCGCCAATCTGCCCAATCCGGCGGAAATCGCCAAGACCTACGCCGAAGTCGCCCAGCGCGCCTCGCGCCTGATCACCAGTTTCGTTGAAAAGAAGGCCAAGGATGGCGTCAGCGCGCCGACCGATGAACTCGGCGTCGCCAAGGCCTTCATGGACCTGTCGTCCCGTCTGCTGGCCAATCCGTACAAGGTGGCCCAGACCCAGATGAACATGATGTGGGACTATTTCTCGCTGTGGCAGAACACCTCGATGAAGATGATGGGCATGCCGGTGCAGGCACCGGTTGCCTCGCCGAAGAAGGGTGACAACCGCTTCAAGGACGAAGAGTGGGAACAGCATTTCCTGTTCGACTTCGTCAAGCAGTCCTACCTGATCACTGCCCGTCACCTGCATGACACCGTCGCCGATACCGAAGGTCTCGACGAAGCCACGCAGCAGAAGGTCAACTTCTTCACCCGCCAGTACATCGATGCGCTGTCGCCGTCGAACTTTGCCCTGACCAATCCGGAAGTTTTCCGCGAAACCGTCAAGAGCCACGGCCAGAACCTGATCAAGGGCCTCAACAACCTGCTGCACGACGTCGAGTCCGGCGATGGCCAACTGCGCATCCGCATGACCGATACCTCGGCTTTCGAGATGGGCAAGAACGTTGCCACGACGCCGGGCAAGGTCATCTTCCAGAACGAACTGTTCCAGCTGATCCAGTACAACCCGAGCACGCCCGACCAGAACAAGAAGCCGTTCCTGATCGTGCCGCCGTGGATCAACAAGTACTACATCCTCGACTTGCGCGAGAAGAACTCCATGGTCAAGTGGGCGACCGACCAGGGCCACACCACCTTCATCATGTCGTGGACCAACCCGGACGAGAAGCTGGCCAAGAAGTCCTTCGAGAACTATCTGCTTGAAGGTTCGCTCGAGGCGATCAACCAGGTCTGTGCCCACACCGGCGAAGACAGCGTCAATCTGGCCGGCTACTGCCTGGGCGGCACGCTGACCATGACCACGCTCGCCTACATGGCCGCCAAGAAGGACAAGCGCGCCAATTCCGCCACCTTCTTCACGACCATGCTCGACTTCTCCGAGCCGGGCGAACTGGGCATCTTCCTTGATGAAGGCGCTGTTTCCGGTCTCGAAAAGAAGATGGCCGAGCGCGGCTTCCTCGAAGGCTCAGAAATGGCCGGTACCTTCAACATGCTGAAGGCCAACGACCTGATCTGGTCTTTCGTGGTGAACAACTACCTGATGGGCAAGGATCCGTTCCCGTTCGACCTGCTCTACTGGAACTCGGATTCGACCCGCATGCCGGCCGCAATGCACAGTTATTACCTGCGCAACATGTATCTCGGCAACCTGCTCAAGGAACCGGGTGGCCTGACGCTGGCCGGTGTCAAGATCGACATCTCCAAGGTCAAGACCCCGTGCTACTTCATCTCGACCATCGAAGACCACATCGCACCGTGGAAGAGCACCTACATGGGCGCCCGCCTGCCGTCCGGCCCGACCAAGTTCGTGCTCGGCGGCTCCGGCCACATCGCCGGCATCGTCAATCCGCCGGTCGCCAACAAGTATGGCTACTGGACCAATGACGCGACCGACGGCAATCTGCCGGAAAGCCCGGAAGACTTCCTGGCCGGTGCAACCCAGAATGCCGGTTCGTGGTGGACGCACTGGAACCAGTGGGTGACCAGCCTGCCGGGTGGTTCGACCAAGGTCAAGGCACGTCAGCCGGAAGACGGCACGCTCAAGGTCATCGAAGATGCCCCGGGCAGCTACGTCAAGTTCCGTCTCGACACGCAGAAGAAGGAAAGCTGA
- a CDS encoding MBL fold metallo-hydrolase, with product MFPQYPHAQPPAAGELKEVAPGVFWLRMPLPFQLDHINLWLLRDGDGWTIIDTGFPDDGVRATWSAIIERLDGPVRRLIVTHFHPDHLGLATWLMEKTGATLLMTTGEFLTAHVVWNEVGGHGARFMVEQFRQHGLDAERLTKFEKRGSGYRKAVPALPEYYQRIKVGDVVTVNGLDWQIIIGHGHAPEHMSLYCPELGVLVSGDMLLPRISTNVSVFAATPDADALGWYLESLDELTGNIPEKTLVLPSHGLPFFGIGARVEALHAHHEDRLRALESSCEQAPQSAADLLETLFQRALDTHQTMFAMGEAIAHLNYLEQAGRLSRSTDADGVIRYTRSPKAAH from the coding sequence ATGTTCCCCCAATATCCCCACGCCCAGCCGCCGGCAGCCGGCGAACTCAAGGAAGTCGCGCCCGGTGTTTTCTGGTTGCGCATGCCCCTGCCGTTCCAGCTCGATCACATCAACCTCTGGCTGCTGCGTGACGGTGATGGCTGGACCATCATCGATACCGGTTTCCCTGATGACGGCGTGCGCGCCACCTGGTCGGCAATCATCGAGCGCCTTGACGGGCCGGTCCGGCGCCTGATCGTCACCCATTTTCATCCTGACCATCTTGGTCTCGCCACCTGGCTGATGGAGAAAACCGGAGCGACGCTGCTGATGACTACCGGCGAGTTCCTGACTGCGCATGTGGTCTGGAACGAGGTCGGCGGCCACGGTGCCCGGTTCATGGTTGAACAGTTCCGCCAGCACGGGCTGGATGCCGAACGGCTGACCAAGTTCGAGAAGCGCGGCTCCGGTTATCGCAAGGCGGTACCGGCGCTGCCCGAGTATTACCAGCGCATCAAGGTCGGCGATGTCGTGACGGTCAACGGCCTGGATTGGCAAATAATCATCGGCCACGGCCATGCGCCCGAGCATATGTCGCTTTACTGTCCCGAACTCGGCGTGTTAGTTTCCGGAGACATGCTTTTGCCGAGAATATCGACCAATGTCAGCGTGTTCGCGGCGACGCCGGATGCCGATGCCCTGGGCTGGTATTTGGAGTCACTCGATGAACTGACAGGAAATATTCCGGAAAAGACCCTGGTGTTACCTTCGCACGGTCTGCCTTTCTTCGGAATAGGGGCCCGGGTGGAGGCGTTGCACGCGCACCATGAAGATCGCTTGCGTGCATTGGAGAGCAGTTGTGAACAAGCGCCACAGAGCGCCGCAGACTTACTCGAGACCCTCTTCCAGCGGGCACTCGATACGCATCAAACCATGTTCGCCATGGGTGAGGCCATTGCTCACCTGAATTATCTTGAACAAGCCGGCCGGCTGTCGCGCAGCACCGACGCCGACGGGGTAATTCGCTACACGCGGTCGCCCAAAGCCGCGCACTGA